From the genome of Candidatus Flexicrinis proximus:
GCGAGATCGAGGAGCGCATCGCCGAAGTCTATCCGCTCCTCATGAACGAAATGCGCCTCAACCATGGCACCTTTCGCTGGGACACCCTTATCTCCCCCGAATACGTCGGTGAAGTCCGTATGGCTGCCATGAACGCCTTCCTCGCCGACTACGAAGATGGCATCTTCGAGGATCGCTACCTTGAGGAAAGCCTGCCCAGGCTCTCGTTTCCGGCAGACTCCTTCGATCTCGCCCTCTCGTCGCATTTCCTGTTCCTCTATTCCGCGGCCTTCTCGTTCGAGTTCCACCTCGCCGCCATCCGCGAAATGCTCCGCGTCGCCCGTGAAATCCGCATCTATCCGCTCCTCGCCATGGGCGGCTCGCCGTCGCCACACGTCAGGACAGCCATCGCCGCTCTGCGCCTGGACGGTTTCCGCGTCGAGCGCGTCCCCACCACCTACGAATTCCAGATCGGCGCCACCGAATTATTGCGTGTTTCTAAAACATAAGTTCTACTATGCAGGTGCCTGACATCCACTGTCCGCTCCCCTGAGACGAGTCTACTATGAAACGGAAACAGCTCCTTACGCTGTTTGCTTGTAACCTTGTCGGCTGGATGTTTGTCCAGCCCGCGATGAACCTCTTGCCCGTCTATGCCGTCCGGCTTGGTGCGGATCAGTCCTGGGCCGGCAATATCCTTGCCCTGGCCTTCTTTGGCCTTCTCATTGGCACGCTCCTGACCGGCATCCTTTCGGCGGTTTTCCAGCGCCGCCGGCTCATGCTCTTTGTGGCCGGCGCCGTCAATGTCCCGGCTGTATTCCTGATGGGTCGGGCCGGTGATCACATCGAGTTGGCCCTCCTGACCGCCGTCGTCTTTTGCTGTGTCGGCGTCAGCTTCACCACCGTCAGCATCCTGACCGGCCTCTTCGCCTCCGAAAGCCAGCGCGGCAGGATCTTCGGCATCCTCGCAGTGAACAACGGCCTCGGCGCGCTTATTGGCGGCGCGGTCAGCGGCCCCATCGCCGATGCCTCCGGCTTTCCCGCCCTGTTCGCTGTCGGGGCGGTCTGGTGGATCCTCCAGCCGCTGGTCGCCTTGCTCATGGAAGACCGCCGCATCCAGCCCCAACCGCGCGAGTCCTCCGGCGCCTTACCAGCGTCCTCCGGCCTCGGGGCGCCCTTTTATCTGTTCCTTCTGGGTACCACCATGGGGCTGGCGGCTACCTTTTTTGCGGTGCTTGGCCGGCCGCTCGTAATGGATGAATTGAAGTTCGACTCCACCGCGATTTCCGGCGCGGGGGCCATCGCTGGCGCGTTTTCCCTGCCGTTCCCCTTCATCATCGGCTGGCTATCCGACCGCGTTGGCCGCTTCTGGCTCATCGTATCCTGCTTCCTCGTCGGCGCTGCTGGCTTGGTCGCGCTGGCCTTCGCCGTCCAGCTCTGGCACTTCTGGCTGGCCTCGATCCTTCTGGCCGCCATCGGCGTCAGCATCGGCGTCGGCAGCGCCTTCATGACCGACCTCGTCCCGGCGGAAAAAATCGGCTGGGCGCTCACGCTCTTCGGATTCGCCGGCCCTGTCGGAGGTATCGCCGGTTTCCTCTTCACTGGCAACGCCATCCGCTCGTTGGGCGCCCCCCAGACCTTTCTCGGCGGCGCGCTCCTGACCCTGCTCGCCATCACCCTCATGATCGTCGCCCGTCCCACGCGGCTGCAACCGACTGAATAAGGCGAGGTGTGGCGGGATCCGCGGGCGGGGGGGGGGGGGGGGGGCGGGGGGTTGGGGGGGGCGGGGGGGTTTGGGGGGGGGGGGGGCGGGTTTGGGGGGGGGGGGGGGGGGGGGGGGGGGGCCCCCCCCCCCCCCCCCCCCGGGGGGCCCCCCCGGGGGGGGGGGGGGGGCGCCGGGGGGGGGGGGGGGGGGTTGGTTCGCCGGGGGGGGGGGGGCGGCCCCCGGGGGGGGGGGGGGGGGGGGGGGGCGGGGGGGGGGGGGGGGGGGGGGGGGGGGGGCCTGCGAGTCGCCGCGCCAGTCACGGCGCCGTTTCCGGAGCGTGTTGCGCTTTCGCGGTGCCAGGCATGCCTATCGACCGAGATTCCCGGCGGGCTTTTTCGGCGTGAATGCTCGCGAGAAATCGCGCCAGATGAGTTCGGGGGGGGGGGGGGGCCGGGGGGGGGGGGGGGGGGGGGGGGGGGGGGGGGGGGGGGGGGGGCTGCCCGGCGGTGGCGACGGGCCAAAAGGTGGGCGCGTCGGCGGTTGATTGCACCGCTATCCTGATGCTACGATTCATCTGCACGCTTCGGGGGATTTGTAATGCCGGAACAAGCACTCTATCTAAAATGGCGTCCGACCACCTTTGACGACATGGTCGGGCAGGAACACATCGTCCAGACTTTGCGCAATTCGCTTAAGTCTGGCCGTATTCGTCACGCCTATCTCTTTAGCGGGCCGCGCGGCACCGGCAAGACCACCACCGCCCGCCTGCTGGCCAAAGCCGTCAACTGCACGCATGACGACGTTGAAATGCGCCCCTGCGACCAGTGCGAAGCCTGTCGCATGGTCAACGAAGGCCGCTACATGGATCTGATCGAGATCGACGCGGCCACCCATACTGGCGTTGACGATGTCCGCGACCTGCGCGAGAAAATCCAGTTCAGCCCCGCCGAGGGCCGCTACAAAGTCTATATCATCGACGAAGTCCACCGCTTCAGCGGCAGCGCCTTCGACGCGCTCCTCAAGACCCTCGAGGAACCGCCCGCGCACGCCATCTTTGTCCTCGCTACCACCGAGATCGACAAGGTTCCCCAGACCATCAAATCGCGCTGCCTCCAGTTCGAATTCCGCCGCATTTCCGTCCAGCAGGTCGCCGACCGCCTTGAGCAGATTACCCGCTCCGAAGGCCTTCACGTTGAACGCGCCGCCCTCGAACTCGTCGCCCGCCAGGGTACCGGCAGCGCGCGGGATTCCATCAGCCTGCTCGACCAGATGGTCAGTGACCCGACCGACGTCATCACCCTTGACTTGGCCCAGCGCATCCTCGGTACCGGCAACCGCCAGGCCGTCGTCGACCTCGCAGATGCCCTCGCCGCTGAAGACATCGCCCGCGGCCTCTATGTCATCAACGCCGCCATCGACGCCGGTGGCGACCCCCGCCAGTATGCCCGCCAGATGGTCGAACACCTCCGCGCCGTTCTGCTCACCCAGACCGCCGGCTCCCAGTTGGTAGACGCCTCCGCGCAGGAGGCCGAAGTCTTTGCGCGCCACGCCGAAGACATTCCGCGCAATCGCCTCGTCCGCGCCCTCCGGGCCTTCAACGAGGCCGTCAACGACAGCAGGGGAGGCTGGCAGCCCCAGCTTCCGTTGGAGCTGGCCCTCATTGACAGCCTGCGCGCCCCGGAAGTCGAACAGACCGCCGCCGTCCAGCCGATGGCCGCTGCGCCCGCCGGTCACAAAAAACCCGACGATACCCCAACGATTGAGGCACTTGCCCCCGGCGCTCCTCCCCTCATCACCCCCGCCTTAATACTTGCCAAATGGGCCGCCACCCTCAAAGCCTTAGAGAAGTATTCCTCTACCGGCCCGGCTGTTTTGGAACAGTTTAAGGTTCTGCGAATCGACGGAAACTTGCTTTACATGGGCACCGATTCTGTCGTATACTTTAAGAGACTCGCCGGGCAAGACCAGAAGCTTAAAGCCATCTCCCGAGCCCTGCACGACGTACACAGCCTTTGGCTGCGCGTACAAGTCGAGCTAATGGGAGACGCTGCCCGCCAAGGCAACACGGAGAGTCGAGCGTCTGAGGATCCCCTCCTCAGCGCGGCACGCGATCTGGGGGCGCGCGTGCTGCCTGAATCCCCGCAAGATTAAATCGCGTATAGCCGATTGAGTGTGGACGCCGAAGATTCGCGCGTCCCGTAGCTGGCCGCTTGCGGCTGGAAAGGCAAAAGCAGATGGACGGACTCGATCCGGAGCGTTTTCGCGCCCTGGGTTATCGTGCAATCGATTTGATTGCCGAGCAGTTAGCAAACCTCCCCGATGGCCCCACGCGCCGTCCGGTCCCCAAGAATATCCGGCACAGTCTCGAAGACCAGCCGATACCTGAACATGGGGCAGATCCGTTCGACCTTTTGGAACGCGTGAACGACGAAGTTCTCGCTTATCCGATGGGAAACCCCAGCCCGCGCTTCTTCGCGTGGGTGAACAGCACACCCTCCCACATCGGCATCCTCGGCGATATGTTCGCCGCCGCGATGTCCCCCAGCGCCGCCGGTGGCGATCAGGCCGCGACCTATGTCGAACGTGCCGCGCTCACCTGGATCAAGGATATGCTCGGCTTCCCGCAGGACGC
Proteins encoded in this window:
- a CDS encoding SAM-dependent methyltransferase gives rise to the protein MFNLTPADLAGSILDCGGGPSSFNAEATLRGTKVISCDPLYRFSRREIEERIAEVYPLLMNEMRLNHGTFRWDTLISPEYVGEVRMAAMNAFLADYEDGIFEDRYLEESLPRLSFPADSFDLALSSHFLFLYSAAFSFEFHLAAIREMLRVAREIRIYPLLAMGGSPSPHVRTAIAALRLDGFRVERVPTTYEFQIGATELLRVSKT
- a CDS encoding MFS transporter: MKRKQLLTLFACNLVGWMFVQPAMNLLPVYAVRLGADQSWAGNILALAFFGLLIGTLLTGILSAVFQRRRLMLFVAGAVNVPAVFLMGRAGDHIELALLTAVVFCCVGVSFTTVSILTGLFASESQRGRIFGILAVNNGLGALIGGAVSGPIADASGFPALFAVGAVWWILQPLVALLMEDRRIQPQPRESSGALPASSGLGAPFYLFLLGTTMGLAATFFAVLGRPLVMDELKFDSTAISGAGAIAGAFSLPFPFIIGWLSDRVGRFWLIVSCFLVGAAGLVALAFAVQLWHFWLASILLAAIGVSIGVGSAFMTDLVPAEKIGWALTLFGFAGPVGGIAGFLFTGNAIRSLGAPQTFLGGALLTLLAITLMIVARPTRLQPTE
- the dnaX gene encoding DNA polymerase III subunit gamma/tau encodes the protein MPEQALYLKWRPTTFDDMVGQEHIVQTLRNSLKSGRIRHAYLFSGPRGTGKTTTARLLAKAVNCTHDDVEMRPCDQCEACRMVNEGRYMDLIEIDAATHTGVDDVRDLREKIQFSPAEGRYKVYIIDEVHRFSGSAFDALLKTLEEPPAHAIFVLATTEIDKVPQTIKSRCLQFEFRRISVQQVADRLEQITRSEGLHVERAALELVARQGTGSARDSISLLDQMVSDPTDVITLDLAQRILGTGNRQAVVDLADALAAEDIARGLYVINAAIDAGGDPRQYARQMVEHLRAVLLTQTAGSQLVDASAQEAEVFARHAEDIPRNRLVRALRAFNEAVNDSRGGWQPQLPLELALIDSLRAPEVEQTAAVQPMAAAPAGHKKPDDTPTIEALAPGAPPLITPALILAKWAATLKALEKYSSTGPAVLEQFKVLRIDGNLLYMGTDSVVYFKRLAGQDQKLKAISRALHDVHSLWLRVQVELMGDAARQGNTESRASEDPLLSAARDLGARVLPESPQD